One window of Oryza brachyantha chromosome 12, ObraRS2, whole genome shotgun sequence genomic DNA carries:
- the LOC102700199 gene encoding uncharacterized protein LOC102700199 isoform X2, with protein sequence MELNKGKVGTNHASWTSAMSSFMLSHLANIVASGTRTLAGFKQVHLRGCARALNEKFMTDLTSDQISNHLKTWRKKFQKINKLREVSGAIWDEDNFIISLDDNHYNDHVQVHKGDAEFFNKPLVNYGEMLTIFGSTIATEKYTRDSSSVLGTDDVATEIHDVDDGTGTMDHDERSSASKPKKAKTCVHDDEGLIGAFERVGDKLAAAIAKAGTPDNDIPADLFQNLNSILGFERIHISHYYAYLVANPHIARAFNNLPFENKLDMVTMYVTEKFPGSM encoded by the exons ATGGAACTAAACAAAGGAAAGGTAGGGACCAATCATGCATCATGGACATCAGCTATGTCCAGTTTCATGCTATCTCATTTAGCCAACATAGTGGCTAGTGGCACAAGGACCTTAGCTGGTTTTAAACAAGTTCATCTCAGAGGATGTGCTAGAGCTCTCAATGAGAAGTTCATGACTGATCTAACGAGTGATCAGATTTCAAATCATTTGAAGACATGGAGAAAAAagttccaaaaaataaataaactaaggGAAGTAAGTGGTGCCATTTGGGATGAAGATAATTTCATCATATCCCTAGATGACAACCACTACAATGATCATGTGCAG GTTCACAAAGGTGACGCagaattttttaacaaacCTCTTGTCAACTATGGTGAGATGCTTACCATCTTTGGGAGCACCATAGCTACTGAAAAATATACAAGGGACTCTAGCTCAGTTCTAGGTACAGATGATGTTGCTACTGAAATTCATGATGTGGATGATGGTACTGGAACAATGGATCATGATGAGAGATCTTCTGCAAGTAAGCCAAAGAAAGCCAAGACATGTGTCCATGATGACGAGGGGCTGATTGGAGCATTTGAAAGAGTTGGTGACAAGCTTGCCGCCGCTATAGCTAAGGCCGGTACCCCTGACAATGACATTCCTGCTGATTTGTTTCAAAACTTGAATAGTATTCTAGGTTTTGAGCGAATCCACATCTCTCACTACTATGCTTACTTGGTGGCTAACCCTCACATTGCTAGAGCTTTCAACAATCTTCCATTCGAGAACAAGTTGGACATGGTTACTATGTATGTTACCGAGAAGTTTCCTGGCTCCATGTAA
- the LOC102700199 gene encoding protein ALP1-like isoform X1, whose translation MDKRMKLLIYTAAANMLLSMMAIIIRSRKRKRVVRREGIKYGPMDERDRIRIEYLDTRIWGNNILCVDMLRLRRDSFFRFCKLFRDRALLEDTIHMSIEEQVAMFLHRVGHNVRNRVVGANFARSGETVSRYFNKVLHVVGELRGELIKAPSLDTPPKIAGNHRWDPYFKDCIGAIDGTHVRASVLKNMELSFRGRKKHATQNVMAAVDFDLRFTYVLAGWEGTAHDAVVLNDALERENGLRVPQGKFYLVDAGYGAKPGSLPPFRGVRYHLNEWGNNPVQNEKELFNLRHSSLRVTIERAFGSLKRRFKIVDDATPFFPYQTQVDIVVAYCIIHNWVINDGIDEFVLGPNEVINENDDTSSGVPRDHAEMVHFRQGLAD comes from the exons ATGGATAAGAGGATGAAGCTTTTAATTTATACAGCAgctgcaaatatgttgttgtcTATGATGGCCATAATAATTAGGtctagaaaaagaaagagagtggTAAGGAGAGAAGGTATTAAATATGGCCCGATGGATGAAAGGGATAGGATAAGAATTGAGTACCTAGACACAAGAATTTGgggaaataatatattatgtgtTGACATGCTGAGACTTAGAAGAGATTCTTTCTTTAGGTTTTGTAAGCTTTTTAGAGATCGTGCCTTGCTTGAAGATACCATCCACATGTCTATTGAGGAACAAGTAGCTATGTTTCTACATAGAGTAGGACACAACGTTAGAAATAGGGTAGTTGGTGCTAATTTTGCAAGATCTGGAGAAACAGTTAGTCGGTATTTCAATAAAGTACTTCATGTTGTTGGTGAGCTACGAGGTGAATTAATCAAGGCCCCATCATTGGACACCCCACCTAAAATAGCAGGCAACCACAGATGGGATCCTTATTTTAAG GATTGTATTGGAGCTATTGATGGCACACATGTTAGAGCATCTGTATTGAAGAATATGGAGTTGTCTTTTCGTGgtagaaaaaaacatgcaacACAAAATGTAATGGCAGCCGTAGATTTTGATCTTCGGTTCACATATGTCTTGGCTGGTTGGGAGGGGACAGCACACGATGCTGTAGTTTTAAATGATGCATTGGAACGAGAAAATGGCCTTCGTGTTCCACAAG GAAAATTCTACCTAGTTGATGCTGGATATGGAGCTAAACCAGGATCTTTGCCGCCTTTTCGTGGTGTCCGGTACCATTTAAATGAGTGGGGCAATAATCCAGTGCAAAATGAGAAGGAGTTGTTTAACCTTAGGCATTCTTCCCTCCGTGTTACAATTGAGCGTGCATTTGGGTCATTGAAGAGAAGATTCAAAATTGTTGATGATGCCACTCCATTTTTCCCTTACCAAACTCAAGTAGATATTGTTGTAGCTTACTGCATTATTCATAATTGGGTCATAAATGATGGAATAGATGAGTTTGTACTCGGTCCAAATGAAGTGATAAATGAAAATGACGACACATCAAGTGGTGTGCCAAGGGATCATGCAGAGATGGTTCACTTCAGGCAGGGGCTTGCTGATTAG